From Haloarcula rubripromontorii:
TGGGCCGTGGTGAATCGCCAGACGTGGTTCGATTTCACTGTTTTAGAGATTGCTTGATGTTGTGAACCGCACACATCAGGACGAGTTCACGAAATTCACCGTACCAAGTTCGCGCACGCACGGCGTCGCCGAGCGTGCGCTTGATCGTGGAGAAGACGGTCTCACACATCGCTCGTTGGCGGTATCGAGGCCCATCGATCCGCGCGTTGTGCGCGTGATCGATGGGTCGGAACTCACGATGTTTGATCAGCGG
This genomic window contains:
- a CDS encoding transposase; protein product: PLIKHREFRPIDHAHNARIDGPRYRQRAMCETVFSTIKRTLGDAVRARTWYGEFRELVLMCAVHNIKQSLKQ